Below is a window of Neospora caninum Liverpool complete genome, chromosome Ib DNA.
cagggaaggacggaaggaaacgaacacCGGTGGGCGGCAGATCCGGGAAGATGAGTATGCGTCGAGAGGCCGCAGCAAGCGATGTTTCGGCGGGGAAGCGGTTGgggacgagcagagagacgccccgTTGAAATCAACGGAAAATCGCCTCTATGGGCAACGGGCATCCACGGGTTTGTGAACAAAAAAACGAGCCGAAGCGGGACCGAGCTCCTTCGCCAGGACGATCTTCACTGTTTTCGCGCTTTGAGGAACGCCCGaagcagaagggaagagaagggagagagcagaaagggGACAGAACGGAAAGGCACGTGGGCAAGGGACACAGCAGCCACATCCACTCTTCTTTCCGAGACACATGAAAGTAGCGGCTTTCTGCTGGTTTCGCCTCGgtgcggtgtctccgctggattttgttttttctccagctATACATAGCAGCTCTGCGCTCGCGCCACAGCTAACGGCGCGAGGCACAAAAACCCCCGGGGTTCACGCGTCACTGACGTGCATCCTGACCCGTCTCATGTGCACTTTACGGTCCTCAGGCATGTGCGGATGCCTATGCGTGTATCCACGTGTATAACGGCACATACATATGTGAGTACATCTATATTTACTGAggtatacatacatatatacacacatatgcatatatatatatatatatatatggaattGCAGTGTTGATaggggaagacgagatgGGAGACGGGGTGCATCGAGAAATGCAGTGTGAGGCCTAAACGACGGAAATGCGATTAGGAGGGTTTTTTGAATCTGTCGgtcgggtgtctgtacagcgcAGCCTCAGAgacgtttcttcctcgggcTTTCCCATGTGGGCACACGAGGCCTGATTCCGTTCCAACGTGTTTGTTTCGGATTTGGATAGATGTTTCTGTCGCATGACTGTGCACAACTTTCACGGCCGCTGAACCCCCAATGGTTGAGGGTTTTTTCTCATTCTTGTGCGTGCGACGGACCCACGCGGGCGACCGCACTTCCCATCGTTTAGATCGTCGACAAAGTGGAGGAAAAAGGACAAAAAactcgaaaaagagagaactgcGCCGGGGGGAAACCTCAGCGAAACAGCCGCAGAAATAATGAAACGACAGAGCGCACCGGGCGGTTGTCGCCaccggggagagacgaaaagaaagagacagaagtaGGTTTGACGAATAGtttgcgagaagaaagacgagagagaaccggcAGAtgaacgcgaagagacaggtaAGTTACCGACTTGGGaggcgctctctctgtggctAGCCCCCTCTCggcgggtgtctgtacaccgcaTGAGAGCAAAGCCATTGCTTAGGCTGTTTCCCGCGAGGCGTCGACAAGGACTTCTTgcgtcgagaaaaaagagaaagggagagaacaggaagaactGGAGCCACCTCACAAATCCATCATGCTCTGCTTCAACTGTTCGAAAACTTCCTTGGCTGTACAGACGCCGCCGAAAACAACACaacagaggcgcagaagaaatGAGAAAGGCAGCCTCGTGTCACAGATTCCACCGCACAACGGCGACAAACTACAAGTCAACCCCTACAGAGATATACACATCGTCTaaaaagacacacgcatACGGATGCATATggttttccctttttgctGACGGTTTCGCAAGTAGCGCGACCAATGCTCGTCCACAcaaaagacacagagaaacagagacatccACGTGGAGCTGTGTTTCAACCTGGAATCGACTTGGAACTCCGACGCGTTCCTATCATGCACACAACTGGACAAAGACCTCACactacatacatgtatagatatatatatatatatatatatatataaatatgtacacgtatgcatatacatatgtatatgtgtatgtatgtatgtatgtatgtatgtatgtatgtatgtatgtatgtatgtgtatgtatgtatgtatgtatgtatgtatgtatgtatgtatgtatgtatgtatgtatgtatgtgtgtatgtgtatgtatgtgtatgtattgCTATTCTACGTGTTGGCAGCTGTCGAGAGGAGCGCGCGTGTCTGGATGGCGGTTCGCGTAGCAGTTGTTCTTTTTTTGTTCTCTACTCCCGTTCGGAGTTCGTCGAGGTGACTGACCAAGTTGTTCAAAGAGGAGTCCAACGTTGTAGCCCGTctgaagagggaagaacacAGACACGGAAAACTGCGAATGGGGGCAAACGCCGCGTCCTGCCATCGCCTCTCGATTCGCGGGCGCAGAACCGCGCTCTGGAACAGCCGAGAAAacaggcgagacggcgagcatGGCGAGGGGAAGGGACGCAAGGAAAGATGACGAGCGCACGGAGCAAGacaaggaaacgaagcggaCAAAggacaagaggaaagaggaagaagcacggCAAAAAAACCGGCAACCCGTATGACACGTGAAAGAGAAtaacgggagaagaaagaggataCGAGAAGGAGATAGCACGGAGAAAGAGtaggagagggagaaacagaagcacGAGAACGAGACGCTGCATGTGGGTCGCCGGTACAGAACGGTGAATCTCCGAAAGACGATCCGTTGAAGGCAGACACTTCGTCCAGAGCGGGGTTTCGCAGCTGGAACGCCTCGTGCAGGCtgaggaacgcgagacgcgagaatCCCGAATTTTCCTACtcaagaggagaggaggaagaactgACCTTCGCGGAACACTCAACGAAGAGCATTCCCTCGGCAGCACAGTATTTCTTCATTTCCTGGAAACAAAACACCGTTCGAGTCAGCACACCAGCGAAACGGATTGTCAGACGACACCAGAACAAAACACATGTCTCTTCATCTACCGAGAGAGACCTCACGAAGAAGGGATGGATATatgcacacacgcacaccataataagtatatatatatatatatatatatatatatatatataggcatcGTCGAAGCTTGTGAGAGATGTGCGATGTTGCGTTTGATCGAGAGATGTCGACAATTTCTTTCTCGAGTTGTACACGCCTGCCTGAGATACAGAGTTAGCAAGGAGCGTGTACACTGCAGCATTGGTGATGGAGAGTTACCGACACTCGTCCACAAGTGCGGAGaagcgcagcggcgagacgccggcAGGCTCGCGCACACCCGTCGTTTGTTCCTCACCGCTCGCCGTTCGGCTTCGGCGTCGACagctttcgtttctccttctgggGGAGTCGCGAGTTCAGAATCCGTTTGTGGTTCAATCGAGTCGCTCTTGTTCGCTGCCACGGCGATGCGGCAATTCTGCGGGCCCCGTTGCTTCAGTTCCTCTACCCAGAAGCGCACGGCGTCCATCGACGAAAGGtttctggagagaggaaTTTCGAAAAACATTTTGGGGAAATGCTTTCTCCACCCTCGCACAAACGGACAGCGACCTGGCGCATGCGAACAAGAAATAtctccgtttctgcgtgTGGGGTGTCCCTACACCTCACTgcgaagacgagcggagCGCGAAGTGAGCGCCGCCATCTGTGTGAAGCTTATGAGTGAGGCAACAAAGCAGGAAAAAtacaagacggagaaggcaaaaaaacGCTCCACATGGACGCAGGGAAGTAAAGTGAAGCGAAAAGCTGCAACACCACGGAGATTTCCTAAAACTTCAGACGCGTCCCAATCTGTTGGAATAAAGGTGtctggagagagggaaggagggaccgagagagaacagcgaaCACAAAGTTCCAaaaatgcagagaagaaaacgaggaaattgcgaaagagaaagagagattcAAAGAAAAAGACTGCTAGGCCGACACTCgcacagaaggagagacagatatACGTCCTGAGAAACGGtcagcagagaaagagagtgtTTCCACAGCGATTTGTTTATGCACAGACTCAAGTCGAACAGCAAAACGATCGATTGCGAgatggaaagaaacggatACACCGAGAGACCCGAGAGACagatagagacagagagatacagacaccagcggaagaagagaaagagctagaacgagaacgagagaaaaagagagaaagagctagaacgagaacgagagaaaaagagaaggaaacaggtCGAACAGAGGAACCCTGAGAGAGGGATGGAAAGCAACAGAGGCAAACCATCTGTTCCGCAGTGATCCAAGTCTCGCATTTGCATCCTTACGTGACATCGTAGACCACGACGGCTCCCGCAGCGTCGCGATAGTAAAGAGGCGCCATCGCGCGAAAGCGTTCTTGGCCTCCGGTGTCCCAAATGTAAAGTTTCAATTGACTACCTGAAGACATGCCCAGGCCACACTTGAAGCTGCATGCGAATCAGCAAATTGCACACAGCAAATTGCTGGTgaatacacacacatctatacatatacaggtatatatatatatatatatatatatatacagacatACATGCattcatatacatacacatatatacatatacatatatatatttgtctGGATGTCTCTGTAGGCTGAATTGCTCTGCACTTGCTTGTTGCGTAGGACAGCGTAAAGCCGCGGAAACCGCACGCCTTCCAATCTCAGCCTGTGTCCGAAGTATTCCCCGCCACGGAACCCACCAGTTTTCGCATCGATTTTAAGTCTGCGGATGTCTCCCACTATCTTGGGCCACAGTGTATACACACATCGGTGCACTTGCGTGAGTACGCAAAGATGCATgccgaggcgacgcgtgcagaggcgacgcatgcacgcgagtACGCTTTTTGCCTTAGCGTCGCGGCACACGACTGCGTTTCATCGCCTTCGCACGAGAAGATCCGATTTAATCCACGCAAAACATCGGCAGGAAGATTTTTTGGAGCTGCAACTGGGTAGGCCGACGCACCATCATTGGCAACTTTGACGGTCTGTTGCAGGAACGCAGCGCCTATCGTTACTTCGTGGTACTGTGGGAAACGGCCTCGGCAGAAGCGCAAAGCGAGGCTGCTCTTCCCcactccgctgtctcccagCAGAACCTGACGAAGATaaaaaacgaaaggaaaagaggggtAACGGCGAGGCCCGAAAACCAcagcggcgaggaaaaaccaatgaggaaagcagcgaagaagccaAGACGCTgccggaaaaagaaaggatCAAAATCTATAAACAACTGGGCACCGATGAAAAGCGCTTCTTAAAGAACCGTGCACTTACGATCTTCGCCTCCAGATTTAGTCTCTCGGAGAAGCCGTcgctgaaaaaagaaagcgaaaaacgcggatGCTGCTTGAGTTGGCCATTCGTGTGTCTCCTACTCTCAAAAAAAACTCGAGAAAGCGGATCAAACGGTGAAGCCGCTACCGATTCGTGAGAAGTTTTACATTTCATAAACCCGTTTGCTGCGCACACTCAACGCCGTATGGAAGCCTGTGCCGATGAGGGAAACTATATGACACATGCAGAcaactgaagagagaaaaatcgAGAAAGAtcgacaaagagagaaagagagagatggacaaagagagaaagacagcaagagagagagaggcaaagagagaaagacagcaagagagagatagacaaagagagaaagacagcaagagagagagaggcaaagagagaaagacagcaagagagagatagacaaagagagaaagacagcaagagagagagagccaaagagagaaagacagcaagagagagatagacaaagagcgacagacgtGCGAGCATGTGCTTTGGATGTTCAGTGAGGAAACTAACTCGAGAGAGCCGGCGTTGGCCATGCGGAGTTGCGACTCTCctgccgacgccgccgctgaagaaagagacagaaaggaaaatcCAGGGATGAAGAGGCTCCGAAAGGCaagaacggaaaggaagaaaaggaggaaaagaggcggGACACGGCCACGGCGCACCAGGGGAGACAGCCCAAGAGGAAggacaaaaagaaaacggagagcgagaatTCCAGGTGAAAACGGGTTCGACAACAGGGGAAACGATCCAAGAGGACGgacaaaaaacggagagcgagaatTCAAGGTGAAATCGGGTTCGACAACAGGGGAGACAGCCCAAGAGGAAggacaaaaagaaaacgggaagcaCGCGCTAGAGACGAAGGGCAACCGTGGACGTCCGTATCTTTCTAAATTatcgtcccttcttcccggtCAGCAGTCTGAGTTGAACGAAGAGGAtcggaagaagcggaaggtcGACCTTACAGGAGCTAGTGGTGCATCCCATGGCGccggaaagaggagacgcgacagaaaatcgcgtttttttgtgtttccCAGATTTTCGGAGAATTCTCAGAACGCactgaggaagaggaacagcgCAGTGAGTCGGTCCAGAAGTTGCGCCTTCCAGCGAACAGGCAAGGCCCACTGCGTTTTATATatgcgagagacgaggctgCAGCGTTCCGAGgccgaagaaacggagagagaaagatggaccagaagaaacgcgagaaaagaaaagagcgagaaggaagggtgTCGCCGCTAAGTAGCGCGGTTCCGGAAACACGCAGCGAGGCAGTCGCGAGTgacgagacagggacggTGAAAAGAGGGACCGGAAAAGGAGCGAAAAGACGCGTACACTGCAAAACGAATGCTTTCTACGGAAagggaggggagacagggaacggagacggggagaccGATCGCGAGAGAACACGTGGAAAGCTTAGTGGCGGGCGACGAGCTTGTCTTTTGCGCGActcgggaggcgcgagagcggcacGCAGAcagcacagagacagcggagaaagCCAAGAAGGTCCATagggggaggaaaaggaaagaagagaagcaaaaatgGATTTCCTCTAACGCCAGTGACGCGAACTcggaacagagaaacagagaggaactcCGGGTCTTCCTAGGTCCAAGGCACACACGAGGCGCGAGGCACGGAGGCGGAAAAGCAGGAAGTCGGCGAAAAAGACGGACtagagggagaaaagaaatcACGGAGAACGCCGCACACGCGTTTTTATCTCTGCAGATCGTCTCTTGGGGAAATAGAAACGCGGGCGCATTCGaaaagacgcatgcaaaactCTCACGGTTGATCGTACAGTTACACACCGGGGAGCTTTATTCCCCTCGTGTACCACTCACAATTTCTTCTGTCGACTCCTATTTCTTCCCCTATTCGCGAAAAGACTCCTGACACGTATACCGCTCCGTAGAGCCGAGGGCGGTCGAAACAGAcaaggcgcgaagaaggcagactTGGCCAGAAACAGATGCAGCTGGTCAGCACCGATTtgtgtgctctctctctccgcaaCAACCCAGGTCCAGAGGCGTCAGGAGCGTTCCGTCCCTTCGCGAATGCGTTGGGAAAAGCGCGTCATTCCTGGATCCAAGTCTTGCCTTCGCGTAGGCAGCGCGGCTCCTTCGTGCCGACACTTGTCTCCATGAAGAACGGCGGGTTTTTCCGCTAAAAACCGAACGGCCCTTCGCTCTACCGTGACACGCGCCCCCAGTTGCAGATGGCGACTCTGACTCGCTCAACAGAAACCTAGTTCCAAATCAGGCTACGTCTTGCCTCTGCAGGCACAGACTTACTTCCACTTGGAGGTGGCCGAAAAAGAGGGCGTTCTACGCTTGCTCGACACTCCGTGGGACACAGTCCAGGGGGACTCTGTGGAGATTCGGTTTTAGCGACTCGAGGGAAGTGTTCGCTTTAGTTTTTCAATCGCGTTTTTAGcgcgttctcgctcctcgaggACACGTCGGCGTGTGCCGCGCGAGACACCGGTGCACGCCTCAAGATCGGCAAAAAACTGAGTTTCGATCCAGAAAAGCCGGTCTGGGAACGGTGACTCACCCTTCTTGGCATAACGTTGTGCAGCAAAATGTTGCGTACATTCCTTGCGCGTGTCTGTTGACAGAGACAAGGTGAAGGGGAGCGAGCCAGGCTCAGGAAGTGTCTGTGAAGGTGTCTGGGTGAACACTTCGACCCTGTTTTGAGGAATGGTTTTGCGCGCGACGGGGGTCCTTCACCTTTTCGTCCcttccctcgctcgcgcTACGTTTCCGATCCACGTTTTTTCTAGCCACCGTGTTTGCAGCACTCTTGGTGGGGTGGGTTTGTGAGACGAGCATACCGTTATCTTCGATGAACTTGTGTGCTCACGTAGGTATAACTCAAATCGCACAGAGACATGACAGTACCTAGGAAACTGCCTATGACTCTCCAGTTCTGAGGTGCGGACGACTGCGTTCTTGAGGACTGCTGGACACCACTACCCCACTGTgcttttttcgtttcgcaAAGCAGATTTGTGAGCGGAAAGGACGCTGTGAATCACAGGGCGCCGAGAAGTCTCGCTGAGTGGAACAGAACGCCCACGTGATGCGAGACATCCTGAGCAGTCTGAAGCGACACCGAGCCTCTACACGACACAGTTCATGGGCTGTCGACGCGGCCACGCGGCCCAGTTGAGACTGTGCTTCATTTCAAGAAAGGACGGCTTCATCTCCATGAAGTTCAGAGACGTCTTTTGCTCGACATCTCAGCACCTCCGGTGACACTCGACGCACCAACGGACGCCTAACGAAGTTCTCGTGCTTGCTGTTTGCCTGTCCGTTTGCTTCTGGGCCCTTTTGCTCCGTCTTTGGTTTACAGACACAAACGTATTGGTTCGATTTCAATGCTGCCGTAAAACAAAAAATAAAGGGTCAAATGGAGCTGAACCGCTTGCCGTCGGGTCATGAGCCCACGTGTCGAGACAGGGAGGCGGAAAAACCAGTTCaaaaatggagagagacggcggtTCGCCCCCGCTGAATCTTCAAGTTGTACCGGCAGGTATGCACTCTGTGCGATTCACTCCGTGAAATCGCACTTTCTTCACATGCGGCACGTTTATTCATCCTCGCCCTTCCCGCCTGAGACGGTGTGTCAGGAGACCAGGCGGAGTCGCTCATTTAAAATTGGGACAGTCGTGCAGGTTCAAATTTTGTGTAATCCCTCTTTTGCGACTCGACCGTCGTGGGTTTTAATGTGTATGAACTGGAAAAGATCCAGAAAAGATCATAGCTGCTTTTGAAGGGGATGAAAGATTCACCCTAACCTCCCCATGCCTGTAGTCTCATCGGACACATGCGAACGCGCATGGTCCACATGCGAATTTGTGGAGTTTGCCGCTACAGAGGGAATTCCAAGTGTTTTTTAAGTGGTACGGAGGGAATGGAACGGATCTCTTTTGTGGCCTTTCGGGGTTTTCATCGCGCAGCCTCCCTTCGATCCTAGTGCACCAATCTACGGGAGGAGCACACCTCTCGCTGGTTTCGGGTTGCGAGGTGATTCGCCCTCGCAAAGGGGACTTCAGGGCTTTCGCCTTTTTACAAGCCGgaaagcagcagagagaaaacaggagggggccagagaggaaaagaaatcCGGTTTTTCTGCGAAACAGGCAGGCACAGGCTGCAAATGggacgcgcgcctcgcgagacagaaggctgCTTTGGCATTTCGGGGTGCCGCCAACTCGAAtttctgtccctttcccGTTTGTCTTCTGTCCGGTTGATTTCTTGCACTTTTTGTGGCACAGCGAACCGTCGAAAGGTTGCGCTTTCCGCGACTTCcgccctctctgcgttgctCCAATTATCCAGAATTACCGGCGTGGTGTGtgcgaaaaaagaacgaaaaaacCGCTCTGCGGCTGCAGCTTTGTGTGTCAAATGTACATTTGACGCGACGCATGCGGAGAGGCAGGTAGAGTCTCGCGCAGTCTTGCTGACAGATTGCTTCGAATCATCTTCAGTGACAAAGGATGTAATTCTAGGAACTGGAAAATCTTCTCTGCCCCCAGTGGTAGGGGCAGAAGCAAcagtctctcgcgtgccttcACTCTGTCCGAACAAGGGAGGAATCAGTAGAAAGTCCTTCTATTTGTCTCTCGAGAATAGCGGAACAGAAACACCGAACAAAAAAGCGGAACAGGATGCGCGAAACCTGTTATCCTCTGTTAGATACTAACGATACGTATTCCTAGGATGCGCTagttcctctctgcgcttcccgagggagggaaaggctGACCTGTCCTCCGTCTCGTTTGCAGCTCTATTTTGTCCCGGTAAACAATCAACAATTCCCGTGCAGCAATGTTAGCAGGAGCGACTGACGAGGCGCTTGGCACGCGTCTGCGGTGCGGTCCCTCTCAATCGCTCTGTCTGCTTTggaagcgacagacgaaAGCGGGAAcaccttctgtctctcttgctccccttgcctcgccgccgccgctcgaGCCCACGGCCTGCTTAGACCCGAGCGCGGTCTTCTCCCCATGGCAGGCGAGACGTCTccgaaaacgaaacgcagTACCAGCcatttgcttctctttctctctagTTTttgctgtgtctcttctccttccatGCGCGCTCTCCGCAACGGGGCGCGACGAGA
It encodes the following:
- a CDS encoding putative GTP-binding protein, which translates into the protein MGCTTSSSAASAGESQLRMANAGSLDDGFSERLNLEAKIVLLGDSGVGKSSLALRFCRGRFPQYHEVTIGAAFLQQTVKVANDGSQLKLYIWDTGGQERFRAMAPLYYRDAAGAVVVYDVTNLSSMDAVRFWVEELKQRGPQNCRIAVAANKSDSIEPQTDSELATPPEGETKAVDAEAERRAEMKKYCAAEGMLFVECSAKTGYNVGLLFEQLAKEVFEQLKQSMMDL